One region of Hoeflea sp. 108 genomic DNA includes:
- the lpxC gene encoding UDP-3-O-acyl-N-acetylglucosamine deacetylase yields the protein MGIDLQDFQTTLKSRATLSGIGVHSGKPVSIHFLPADADTGVVFHVDGREFRAIVSEVGATDLCTLLGDPAGVHVATIEHLMAALFGLGIDNLVIEVEGAEVPILDGSAAQFVEAIDQAGIETLDVKRRYIRVLKPVRIESGASWAEFRPYGGTRFEVEIDFESPAIGRQSFASDINDDIFRKEISRARTFGFMKDVERLWAAGYALGSSLENSVVIGDDDHIINMEGLRFSNEFVRHKTLDAMGDLALAGARFIGCFRSYRGGHRLNASALRRLLSDRSAFEIVETSRRERGRSAELIAVSAAVHAPWML from the coding sequence ATGGGGATCGACTTGCAGGATTTTCAGACAACACTCAAATCGCGCGCGACCCTGTCGGGGATCGGCGTGCATAGCGGTAAGCCCGTGTCCATCCATTTCCTGCCGGCGGATGCCGACACGGGTGTGGTTTTTCACGTTGATGGCCGAGAGTTCCGCGCAATTGTGTCAGAAGTGGGTGCAACGGATCTTTGCACCTTGCTCGGCGATCCCGCGGGCGTTCATGTCGCCACGATCGAACACCTGATGGCGGCACTGTTCGGCCTCGGCATCGACAATCTGGTGATCGAGGTCGAAGGCGCGGAAGTTCCGATTCTCGACGGCAGTGCTGCGCAGTTCGTCGAAGCCATCGACCAGGCCGGTATCGAGACGCTCGACGTCAAGCGCCGCTATATCCGTGTGCTGAAGCCGGTGCGAATCGAAAGCGGGGCCTCCTGGGCCGAGTTCCGCCCCTATGGCGGCACGCGCTTCGAGGTCGAGATCGATTTCGAGAGCCCGGCCATCGGCCGCCAGTCCTTTGCCTCCGACATCAACGACGATATCTTCCGCAAGGAGATTTCGCGGGCCCGCACCTTCGGCTTCATGAAGGACGTCGAGCGCCTGTGGGCAGCCGGCTATGCGCTCGGCTCGTCGCTGGAGAATTCGGTTGTCATCGGCGATGACGATCACATCATCAATATGGAAGGCCTGCGCTTCTCCAACGAGTTCGTGCGTCACAAGACGCTGGACGCGATGGGTGACCTGGCGCTTGCCGGCGCGCGCTTCATCGGCTGCTTCCGCTCCTATCGCGGTGGCCACAGGCTCAACGCATCTGCCCTGCGTCGCCTGCTTTCCGATCGTTCGGCCTTCGAAATCGTCGAAACATCGCGTCGCGAGCGCGGTCGTTCGGCCGAACTCATCGCCGTCAGCGCGGCTGTCCACGCGCCCTGGATGCTCTGA
- a CDS encoding outer membrane protein assembly factor BamD, translating into MSLIRADRSKLRVTPLAVALSLVIPTLALSGCMSGEADVDLATYVEQTEPADVLYNQGLANLNAGRLKEASRKFEAVDRQHPYSEWARKSMVMGAFASYRQGSYEEAINSAKRYLALYPSTDDAAYAQYIIGLSYFRQIRDVTQDQKEARRTIEAMQEVVQRWPASEYVDDANAKIRFARDQLAGKEMQIGRYYLERREFIASAKRFRNVVENYSNTRHIEEALARLVETYYAMGLTSEAQTAAAVLGQNYPDSQWYKDSYKLLQTNGLQPRENAGSWISKAGKMFSGA; encoded by the coding sequence ATGTCATTGATACGAGCCGATCGATCGAAATTGCGCGTGACGCCTCTTGCTGTGGCGCTGTCGCTCGTCATTCCGACGCTTGCGCTCTCCGGTTGCATGTCCGGCGAAGCCGATGTCGATCTGGCGACCTATGTCGAGCAGACCGAGCCGGCCGACGTGCTCTACAATCAGGGTCTTGCCAACCTCAATGCCGGCCGCCTGAAAGAGGCAAGCCGCAAGTTCGAGGCGGTCGACCGTCAGCACCCCTATTCCGAGTGGGCCCGCAAGTCGATGGTGATGGGCGCTTTCGCCAGCTATCGCCAGGGCTCCTATGAAGAAGCCATCAATTCGGCGAAGCGTTATCTCGCGCTCTATCCTTCCACCGACGACGCCGCCTACGCCCAGTACATCATCGGCCTGAGCTATTTCCGCCAGATTCGCGACGTCACGCAGGATCAGAAGGAAGCGCGCCGGACCATCGAGGCGATGCAGGAAGTGGTGCAGCGCTGGCCGGCATCGGAATATGTCGACGACGCCAATGCCAAGATCCGCTTTGCCCGCGACCAGCTCGCCGGCAAGGAGATGCAGATCGGCCGCTATTATCTCGAGCGTCGCGAGTTCATCGCTTCCGCCAAGCGTTTCCGCAACGTGGTCGAGAACTATTCGAACACGCGCCACATCGAAGAAGCGCTCGCTCGCCTCGTCGAGACTTACTACGCGATGGGCCTGACCTCGGAAGCGCAGACGGCAGCTGCCGTGCTCGGCCAGAACTATCCCGACAGCCAGTGGTACAAGGATTCCTACAAGCTGTTGCAGACCAACGGCCTGCAGCCGCGCGAGAATGCCGGCTCATGGATTTCCAAGGCCGGGAAAATGTTCTCCGGCGCCTGA